AGGTCTGGACGGGCGAGCAGTGGGTAGCCATCGACTGCACCACACCCGATGCGTTCGTGGACGCCACGCACATCAAGCTGACCGAGGGTGATGCCACAGAGATGTTCCGGATGGGACGCATCATTGGCCAGCTGAAAGCCGAGGTCCTGGCTTTCGAGTAGCCCCTATGGCCTGACTTTCAGGCGCAGTCGCTGCAGATGCCGTGGAAATCCACGCGGCTGTGCTCCACTTCAGCGAAGCCGCTGCGCCGCGCCGCATCGTTTAGCGCCTCGGGAGGGATCTGAACATCCAGGTCCGCCACCCGGCCGCACCGGCGGCAGACAATATGCTGATGGGGCGTCAGGTTGCCGTCATACAGGGCCGGACCGGAGCTGTTTTCTATCTGATGCACCAGACCGGCCTCCGCAAGAGCCCCCAGAGAGCGGTATACCGTGCCCAGACTGATGCGAGGCAGCCGCTGGCGCACCATCTGGAACACCTCGGCCGCATCCACATGTCGACGCGCCTCGCGCACCGCTTCCAGTACGGCCGCTCTCTGTGGAGTGAGTTGTATCTCAGCCTGTCTCATTGTGGAACCCCCGGAGGCAGTCGGGGCCTCCACTCCCATTATTCCCCCAAAAGACTCTGAATGGCAATTCCGGAGAGGCGCGCGGACCGCTTTCAGGCCCCGATCACTCCCCGATCACTCCTCGGAGATGATCCGCATCGCGAACCAGCACTTCGTCCCACTGATTACGCGGGAAGCGGCCCAGACTCTCATCCTCCAGGCAAAGGTCTCCCGAATATCCGGCGGCCTTCAGGATGCGTGCCACCTTGAAGTGGTCAATATCGCCGTCGGGTAGAGGGCTGACGTATTCGCCGTACTTCCAACCCAGCTCGCGCCTCGTCCGCTGAAGCTCCTCGGGATACGCAATGTTTTTGCAGTGCGTGTGCTTGACGCGCGGGGCGAAATGCTCAATGATCTCGTACACTCGGTCCAGCGGGTGCCCCGCCCAGTAGAAGTTTCCCGTGTCCAGAGTTAGACCCAGCCGCGGTGAGTCCACACTGTCCAAGACCAGGTCCAGGAAGTCCGGATCGTTCCCCTGTCGTCCGTGGTTTTCGATGCCCAGATCCACGATGTGATAGTCCGTGTTCTCCAGCACGCGCTTCATGCAGTCCGCGAAACGGTTGACGCGGGCTTCCAGGCTCATTTCCGCCTCGCCGGACATGGCGGCGTCTATGCGCACGGCGGGAACAGCCAGCTGCCCAGCCGCTTTCACCACATCCGTCACCCAAGCCACCTCGCGGTCAAGGTCGTCCCGGTTGAAATCATTCATCAAGAGGAAAGCGCTCGCTCGCACGCCGTGCCGGGCAAGGTGCTCCGCCCACTGCCGGATGCTATCCTCGCTGTCCAGCGTGGAGAACTCCCGGCCGTCTTCAGGCTGCACATGGCGCACACGCATCTCGCGCGTCACCTCGAACTCCACGGCGTCCAGCCGGAGCGCCTCCAGACCGGAAGCCAGCGTGGGCCAGACCTGCAGCACGATGTGATCACGAACTGAAGCGTACATGGAATCCGAACCTTTCTGAGCGCACAGCGGCGGGAAGCTCGGACGGAACCCGGCCTGCGCCAGTGGAAGGTTCGGCAGCATAGCTGTAGCCTCCTCCCGTCAACGAAGGATTGGCTCAAAGGACAGCCGGGAGCGCAGTACAGGACAGAAGGGACGGCCGCAGCCGCCCCTTCCTGTTCCAGGAGAGCAGCCTAACCAGCCGCTTGATCTCTGGTTAGACCGCCGCCCCGACGGCGCGCCTTTGCGCAGGCCGGCCCGGACCACTGAAGGGCTCCGGGCACCAACCGGCAGGAAACCGGCCTACCGGGTGCATCTGCAACGGCGCGTATGTCAACCCCGTCCCGGCCATCGTCGGCGACGACGGAGGCAGGGAGGAGGATACATCTGGTTCTTCCACCCGCCTGTGCCAGCCAACCCCGACAAAAATACCGGGATTCCCTGTCCCCTCACTATCGCCGGATCCTGAATTCCGCCGGTCAAACGGGTATAAGCTGTAACGGCATCCACAAGATACCGGACGCGATCCGGCTCCGGAGCAAGGGAGGGAACCCTGACCGAAATGGACATACCAGCCCGCGAAGTGGGTCTTGTCGCCGCGACAACCTTCTGGCTATGCCTGGCACTTCTGGCACTGCTACCGGCCGCCGGACGCGCTCAGGATGCCATACAGCCGAATCTTGCCATCCCGGTCGAGGAGTGGGCGCCCCACGCCGACGGTGGGAATCCGCCGACGATTGTGGGGGACTCCTCCAACCAGGCAGGCACATCCCCGGCCCTGCGCCTGATCTATCGTGATGCCGAGCCTCACTGGGGAAGCGTGAGTCGTCAGCTCGCGCTTACTCCGGACACGCGCGCCATCCGGCTGCGGTTTCTCAAACATTCGTCCGGGCCGGGCGCCACGCTCCATCTCTGGTTATTGGAGCCGGATGGAGACCGCTGGGTCCAGCAGGTGACGGTGGATGGGCAATCCTTCGGCGACTTGCGGCAGGGCTGGCACGAGACCGAGGTCCCTGCCGGTCTGTTCCGCTTTGAGCCATCGGGCGATGGCAAGCGAAGCATGCTGAGCGCCGGCCGCTTGCTGATCGGCTGCAACTTCGCGGACCTGGACGTCACTTTTGCTGAGATGCGGCTGGTCCTCGCCGGAGAGACACCTGCGGAATCGCCCGCGAGGCTGCCTCCCCCCGCGCCAGTGCAGGGTGAAAAGGGCCGCATCGCGATCTTGGCGGAGAACTTCGTCATCCGCCGCCCGGAGACGGAAGGGCTCTTCGGCGTCACACGCCCTCTGACGGAAGCGGAGAAGCGGGGCTCTCCTTCGGCAGCGGACCCTGAGTTTCTTGCGGAGCTAGCCACGCGCGCCGGATACGGCGCCACGCTTCTGTCGGCCTCCGCCCTGGAGAGCCCGGGCTACCTCTCTCCGTCCAACTTCGATGTGCTGGTCATCCCGTGCGCCCCGTACTATCCTCTGAACGCAGGCGAGGCCATCCGCTCCTATCTGGCTGCAGGAGGGAGCCTGTTCACCACCGGAGGATACGCCTTCGACCAGCCCTGCGTGCGGGCAGGAGACGGATGGCAGACCGTCGAGCAGGCCCTCACCGTCGAACGGGTGGACAGGGAGGAGCCGCCTGTCCGTCTGAACCATCGCTACGCCATCCCTGCCGACGGACAGGGACCGCCCGCGGGGACGGTGGGACTGTTCGACCCCTCCTATCCGCTGAAGCGGGCGGCTTACGCTGAATCGCTGGTGGACTTCATTCCGCGCGTGCGGATGGACGGCCCGTTCCAGGGATGGGCGGCGTGCGCGCTCCTGGGCTCCAATAACCCTGTCTTTCCGGCGCCCTATGCCCGGCGCATCCCCCTGCTGATGTCATTCGACGCCATCGGCCGGGAGACGGGGGCGCTGGGACAGATCGTCCATCATCACGCCGGACCGTTCCGCGGGTCGAGCTGGGCAGCCTTCGGTGTGACCAACCGCGATCTTTTCGCCCGCTCCGGGCCGCTGGCACCGGAGTTCACGGCCATTCTGGACCGGCTGGTGCGCAAAGTGTACCTCCATACGCTGCGCACGGACCTGGCGCTGTACCGCCCCGGCGAGACGGTCACGCTCAGCGTCAGCGTCGCCAACTTCCAGCGTCAAGCGGCCAGAGTATGGGTTCAGTTCGAGCTGTTCACAGAGGAAGGAATCTCCGTCCAGAAACTTCCCCCGGAGGAGAAAGAGGTTCCGCCGGGATTCGAGGAGCGCTTCACGGGCCTGTGGACAGTGCCGGTGGCGCCGGGAGACGACTTCTACGAAGTGGTCTGCCGGATGAGCTCCGAATCTCTCTCCGACGAGATGCGCACTGGCTTCTGCGTGGAGGACCGTCAGGCCTGGCAGTCCGGCCTTCCCGTTGTGCTGAAGGACAACTACTTCCAGCGCGATGGCCAGCCAACATTTCTGCTGGGCTCCAATCAGACGGGGGCCGTGTTCTGCTCGGCCTTCGAGGATCCTTTGGTCTGGAAGCGGGATCTGGACGCGATGAGCGGGGCGGGTCTTTCCATCATGCGGGTGCTCCATTTCAGCCCGTTCATCGTTTCCCAGACAGGGGAGCCGCGCGCCCGGCCGCTGGACCTGAACGTGGAGTCCCTCCCGCGCTGGCTCGAGCGCAGACTGGATGCCCTTGTGCAGTTGACGGCCCGCTACGGCGTCGCGTTGATGCTGACCCTGCACGACTGGATGGGGCTGAACCTGACCGACGAAGAGCTTGAGGCGCAGCGCCGTTTCGCCTCGCTGGTGGCTGGCCGCTATCGGGACTGCCCGCACGTGTTCTTCGACATCCAGAACGAGCCGGAGGTGGCGCTGGACCGGCCCGAGACGGACTTCGCGCTGTGGAACCGCTTCCTGCTGGAGCGATACGGCTCGCGGGAAGCGCTGCAGGATGCCTGGGGATCGCTTGCGGGAGATGATCGTCCCGGGGCAATCGAGATTCCGCAGGACGGAAAGGGCTGGGCCGATGCGCGGCGGGTGGACCTGGACCTGTTCCGCGCGTGGCTGCTGGACCGCTGGGCAAAAGCCAATGTGGATGGCGTCCGCCAGGTCTCGAAGGCGCCCGTTACCATCGGGTTCATCCAGCACATACAGTTTGCGGACCAGCTCCTGGGAATGGCCTGGCTGGACTTCGCGAACAAGCACTACTACGGCGATAAGCGCCGCTTCGCTGCAGAGATCAAAGTGGTGGACCGCCGATTTGAGGGCAAGTCCCTGACGGTGGGCGAGTTCGGCAGCATGGTGGACCACGATGCCCGGATCCGGGGGATCTCCAGAGAGAGCGCCGACTGGCAATGGTATCTGGAGGCCGCCGGCACCACGCTGGGGCTGGGAGGCGCGTTCATCCTGAACTGGTGCTGGAAAGAGATGCCGGACAATGTCTTCCCCTGGGGCATCAACTCTCCGAACGACAATCTGCCGCGGGAGACACTGCTCGCCTTCCGGGCCTTCGCGCTGGCGACGCGTGATTTCCGGCCACAACACGTCCCCCCAACGGTCTATCTGATCACTCCGGACCTGAACCGAATGGGCTCCCTGGGGGAAAAAGTGAACGGGGCCGTCCTGAGGGCCATAGACGGGCTGCTGCACTTGCAGGTGGAGTTCGGCGTGGTGAACGAACGCGCGCTCGATCGCCTACCCTCAGACGCCAGAGCGCTCATCCTTCCCGTCCCTTACACCCTGCAGGACGCGGCTTTCGAGAAACTGGACGAGTTCGTGCGCGGAGGAGGAGTGCTGCTGGTGACGGGCGACATCACTTTCGACGCACACCGCAGGCGCACCCGCTCCGATCGGCTCTTGCGCCTCTTCGGACTGCAGTTCGTGCGCGAGCTTGTTGCTCCGCTGGAGACAAAGCGCGATGAGAAAGGCGAACTTCTTCCCGCCATCGAAGTGCGGCCCGCCGGAGCGGAACAGGATGAGAGGGAGCCATTCTGGATATGCCGGGCCGGGAACGGACTTGCCCTGTTCGACCCGGTCCCCCGTGAGCTGGACTCGGCCCCATCGGCAGTATACGCACGGGCGCTGGAGATTGCCGGAATCCCGGTCCGGATGCTGGTTCCCGACGCAGAAGAAGTTACCGCGCTTCGTTGCCCCGGCGCGAGGGAGGGCGAAGACGCGCTCTTTGTGGTGAGCCGCTCCGCTCAGGCCCACAAAGTGCGGCTCCCTGGAGATGTGGAGCTGGATGTGCAGCCCGGCTCTTCTTGCCTGCTGGTGCGGTGGGCCGGGCGGCCTGTCAGCTTGATCGCGTCTGGTTCCGTCATCCTCAA
The sequence above is drawn from the Armatimonadota bacterium genome and encodes:
- a CDS encoding transcriptional repressor, giving the protein MDAAEVFQMVRQRLPRISLGTVYRSLGALAEAGLVHQIENSSGPALYDGNLTPHQHIVCRRCGRVADLDVQIPPEALNDAARRSGFAEVEHSRVDFHGICSDCA